From the genome of Elusimicrobium sp., one region includes:
- the ispH gene encoding 4-hydroxy-3-methylbut-2-enyl diphosphate reductase yields MEKQQDVTVAKSAGFCPGVKRAIDKVLELEAAGKKPVYTIGPLIHNKQVTDMLAAKQITSIDHPQDASDKNGVLVIRAHGITPKFQQEIESCGMEVVDATCPLVKHAQNIIAKFADQGYHTVIVGDGGHAEVIGLLGYAQGKGTVVSGPEEASRLPHFDKVNVVSQTTQKESVFYETAEEIKKHADECQISNTICQPTKDRQKETIELAKSADLVIVVGGKHSANTARLALLCQDLAPAVQHVETEDELDKNAVLKAKKIFITAGASTPNWVIDRVAAFVRELRKSKASFLPANLCQKAWQFLVRNCLYTASAASALTFVCMKLEGLPFSWKHILFSWFFIFGLTSLNRVYEDKPQQIGKIKRSFWYVSVGLTLLIGWFISPLVALFTLPILVAGLLYPSRHFLKSKLLSLPGTKDFFTALGWGYCCAFLPAFTNGMLLRKSSYLAIFYAILLVFMRSVTLGFSSANKDLIIGRESFYKAFGMKKTKWVVTFLLVSLAAVLGILWSLPWKRSLVAMLLLGLVYTVSIVVYYYSKSTTRSVKDETLIDGQFFVLWALSALSAYL; encoded by the coding sequence ATGGAGAAACAACAAGATGTAACCGTCGCCAAAAGCGCGGGGTTTTGCCCCGGCGTAAAACGCGCGATAGACAAAGTACTGGAATTGGAAGCCGCAGGCAAAAAACCCGTCTATACGATTGGGCCCCTGATTCACAACAAACAGGTAACCGATATGTTGGCTGCCAAACAGATTACTTCTATTGACCACCCGCAGGACGCTTCCGACAAAAACGGAGTGCTCGTCATTCGGGCCCATGGCATTACGCCCAAATTTCAGCAAGAAATCGAATCTTGCGGTATGGAAGTGGTAGATGCCACCTGCCCGCTCGTTAAGCACGCGCAAAATATCATCGCCAAATTTGCCGACCAAGGTTATCACACTGTTATTGTCGGTGACGGCGGACATGCCGAAGTGATTGGTCTGCTAGGCTATGCACAGGGGAAAGGCACCGTCGTTTCCGGCCCGGAAGAAGCTTCCCGCCTGCCACATTTTGACAAAGTAAATGTTGTTTCCCAAACCACGCAAAAAGAAAGTGTTTTCTATGAAACCGCGGAAGAAATTAAAAAGCACGCCGATGAGTGCCAAATTTCCAATACCATCTGCCAACCCACCAAAGACCGCCAAAAAGAAACCATTGAACTGGCCAAAAGTGCCGATCTTGTGATTGTAGTAGGCGGAAAACACAGTGCCAACACGGCGCGTTTGGCCCTTTTATGCCAAGACCTTGCCCCCGCTGTTCAACACGTGGAAACGGAAGATGAACTGGATAAAAACGCCGTCTTAAAAGCCAAAAAAATCTTTATCACGGCCGGTGCTTCTACCCCCAACTGGGTCATTGACCGCGTAGCGGCCTTCGTAAGAGAACTGCGTAAATCCAAAGCCTCTTTTTTGCCCGCTAACCTCTGCCAAAAAGCCTGGCAATTTTTAGTGCGTAATTGCCTTTATACGGCCTCGGCAGCCTCGGCCTTAACCTTTGTATGCATGAAGTTGGAAGGCCTGCCTTTTAGTTGGAAACATATTCTGTTTTCCTGGTTCTTTATTTTCGGCTTAACCTCGCTTAACCGCGTGTACGAAGACAAGCCTCAACAAATCGGCAAGATAAAACGCAGTTTTTGGTATGTCTCTGTCGGGCTTACGCTCCTTATCGGGTGGTTCATCTCCCCGTTGGTAGCGTTGTTTACCCTTCCTATATTGGTAGCGGGGCTTTTGTATCCTTCCCGTCACTTTCTTAAATCTAAACTCTTATCCCTACCCGGTACAAAAGACTTTTTCACCGCGCTCGGTTGGGGATATTGTTGTGCGTTTTTGCCGGCTTTTACCAACGGTATGTTATTGAGGAAATCTTCGTATTTGGCTATTTTCTACGCCATACTGCTGGTGTTTATGCGCTCGGTAACGCTCGGGTTTTCGTCCGCCAATAAAGACCTTATCATCGGCCGTGAAAGTTTTTACAAAGCCTTCGGTATGAAGAAAACCAAATGGGTGGTTACTTTCCTGCTTGTTTCGTTGGCGGCGGTGTTGGGAATTTTGTGGTCTTTACCGTGGAAACGCTCGCTGGTAGCCATGCTTTTGCTCGGCCTTGTTTATACCGTTTCTATTGTCGTGTATTACTACAGCAAGAGCACTACGCGTAGTGTAAAAGACGAAACTTTAATCGACGGACAATTTTTTGTACTTTGGGCATTAAGTGCCTTATCTGCTTATTTATAG
- a CDS encoding C_GCAxxG_C_C family protein: MTKGDKAKELFLNGDNCAQAVSCAFCESLGMDETTARNLSACFGGGLGRQREICGAVSAMCMMFSLKHAPKDPTDHSQKTLFYARVQELCNRFKEENGSIICRELLGQPPTPVNPEPERRTAQYYKARPCPDKVKSAADILEKYLEELDK; the protein is encoded by the coding sequence ATGACTAAAGGCGATAAGGCAAAAGAACTATTCCTAAACGGAGATAATTGCGCACAAGCCGTCAGTTGCGCTTTTTGTGAGAGCTTGGGCATGGACGAAACTACAGCCCGAAACCTTTCGGCTTGCTTTGGTGGCGGGCTGGGAAGACAGCGCGAAATTTGCGGTGCGGTCAGCGCCATGTGTATGATGTTTTCCTTAAAACATGCCCCCAAAGACCCTACCGATCACTCTCAAAAAACCTTATTCTATGCGCGTGTTCAGGAACTTTGTAACCGCTTCAAAGAAGAAAACGGCTCTATTATCTGCCGGGAACTCTTGGGGCAACCGCCCACACCCGTCAATCCCGAGCCCGAACGCCGCACCGCACAATACTACAAGGCTCGCCCGTGCCCGGATAAAGTAAAAAGCGCGGCGGATATTTTAGAAAAATATTTAGAAGAGCTGGATAAATGA
- a CDS encoding polyphenol oxidase family protein: MKIYADNRMLSCGLIGGTLSRHTGNMRETQAQESVYKELDIPAEKILHFSQTHSDTIIQVSSPHQAEELQKAPLQQADGWVFSVDGWGGAILTADCVPLFLWDETGEHFALSHCGWRGVVKQLPHKTAQTLRQAGAKGKIFAWAGPHIQSCCFEVQEDAASQFSPRSVVHKRGKIFVNLNTEITQQLVAAGIEPTDIKLPYYCTCGDKENFFSWRRDHVKDSLLSFIYRPSFK; the protein is encoded by the coding sequence ATGAAAATTTACGCAGATAACAGAATGCTTTCTTGCGGTTTAATCGGCGGAACTCTTTCCCGCCATACGGGCAACATGCGCGAAACGCAAGCCCAAGAATCTGTCTACAAAGAGTTAGATATTCCGGCCGAAAAAATCCTTCATTTTTCGCAAACCCACAGTGATACAATTATACAGGTTTCTTCTCCTCATCAAGCCGAGGAACTGCAAAAGGCCCCCTTGCAACAAGCGGACGGCTGGGTATTCTCCGTGGACGGTTGGGGCGGAGCCATTTTAACGGCCGATTGCGTGCCGCTCTTTTTATGGGACGAAACAGGCGAACACTTCGCTCTTTCCCATTGCGGTTGGCGCGGGGTAGTAAAACAATTGCCGCACAAAACGGCCCAAACATTGAGACAAGCAGGAGCCAAAGGCAAAATCTTTGCTTGGGCAGGGCCGCATATTCAAAGTTGCTGTTTTGAAGTACAGGAAGATGCCGCTTCCCAATTCTCTCCCAGAAGCGTGGTGCACAAAAGAGGAAAAATTTTCGTCAATTTGAATACGGAAATTACCCAACAACTCGTAGCGGCGGGCATTGAACCCACGGACATCAAACTTCCCTACTACTGCACTTGCGGGGATAAAGAAAACTTTTTTTCTTGGCGCAGAGACCACGTAAAAGACAGTTTACTTTCATTTATTTACAGACCTTCCTTCAAATAA
- a CDS encoding glutamate racemase, with product MKKQPIGVFDSGLGGLTILKALRRTLPHEDLIYFGDTANVPYGSKSKTAVTRFSLAIARFLQEQNAKLIVVACNTASAFALPQLQKQISVPVIGVIEPGAAKAAQSTQNNKVAVLGTQGTIKSKAYEHALAKSSPAIKVTGQACPLFVPLVEENWGKKPAAELIAREYLKGVEKSGADTVILGCTHYPVLKSLIAKILGKKVKLVDSAQTLAQTAQQFLAAHQCAEIKGKGKLTVYASDDPQKFKQQAAILLGEKPSSVRLKKLNV from the coding sequence ATGAAAAAGCAACCTATCGGCGTTTTTGATTCCGGCTTGGGCGGGCTGACTATCTTAAAAGCCTTGCGCCGCACTTTGCCTCACGAAGATTTAATTTATTTCGGGGATACCGCCAATGTTCCTTATGGTTCTAAATCGAAAACTGCGGTTACCCGTTTTTCCTTGGCGATTGCCCGTTTTTTACAAGAGCAAAACGCTAAACTCATTGTAGTAGCCTGCAATACGGCTTCCGCCTTTGCTTTGCCCCAACTGCAAAAACAAATTTCCGTTCCGGTCATCGGCGTTATTGAACCGGGCGCCGCCAAAGCTGCCCAAAGCACCCAAAACAACAAAGTTGCCGTTTTGGGAACGCAGGGAACCATTAAAAGCAAAGCTTACGAACACGCACTGGCCAAGAGTTCCCCTGCGATTAAAGTGACGGGGCAAGCCTGCCCGCTATTTGTACCGCTTGTAGAAGAAAACTGGGGTAAAAAACCGGCGGCAGAGTTGATTGCGCGGGAATACTTAAAGGGAGTGGAAAAAAGCGGTGCCGATACCGTTATTTTGGGTTGTACGCATTACCCCGTGTTAAAATCACTCATTGCTAAAATTTTAGGGAAGAAAGTAAAACTGGTGGACTCCGCCCAAACGTTGGCTCAAACTGCCCAACAATTTTTAGCGGCTCATCAATGTGCCGAAATAAAAGGGAAAGGAAAATTGACGGTTTACGCCAGTGATGACCCGCAAAAATTCAAACAACAAGCCGCTATTTTACTGGGGGAAAAGCCCTCGTCCGTTCGGCTTAAAAAATTAAATGTATGA
- a CDS encoding prepilin-type N-terminal cleavage/methylation domain-containing protein has product MNKGFTLIELLVVVLIIGILSAVALPQYTKAVEKSRAVQAITLVKAVKDAAEVYRMANGVYPSNLSQIDIEVSTNLKDFVWDESEFSDGRFALKRRGADLGYFIIFSGTNRTSPSFSMDEIAGVLYCSSDTKKGIEICRAVGKKKLNASFGGFEFWGV; this is encoded by the coding sequence ATGAATAAAGGTTTTACTTTGATAGAACTTTTGGTGGTAGTTCTTATTATCGGCATCTTGTCTGCCGTTGCACTTCCCCAATACACTAAAGCGGTAGAAAAATCGCGCGCCGTACAAGCGATTACATTGGTCAAAGCCGTGAAGGATGCCGCCGAGGTGTATCGCATGGCAAACGGGGTATATCCCAGCAATTTAAGTCAAATTGATATAGAAGTGTCCACTAATTTGAAAGATTTTGTGTGGGATGAAAGTGAGTTTTCGGACGGCCGTTTCGCGCTTAAGCGTCGCGGGGCTGATCTAGGCTATTTTATTATTTTTAGTGGCACAAACCGTACAAGCCCCTCTTTTAGTATGGACGAAATCGCCGGGGTGTTGTATTGCTCCAGCGATACCAAAAAAGGGATAGAAATTTGCCGCGCCGTAGGAAAGAAAAAATTAAATGCGTCTTTCGGCGGTTTCGAATTTTGGGGCGTCTAA
- a CDS encoding magnesium transporter CorA family protein: MKQYIISDKKLLETDQTAQVYVYTNPTVEEQRLLVERYQIDEHTLASALDPDELPRLEFEPEHIAMIYKRPKNYSGKDQLEFKVASVGMFLFEDKLIVVLAEDIPLFVGKRFHTVSSIKEVFLKLVYNSISHYVEHLRIIHMISEEIEDKITESMDNTYLLNLFSLVKSLVYYAEAITSNGFVFEKTRNLSGRIGFNERDEEMLDDIIVENRQCKAQADIYSNILAQLLDARSSIVNNNLNQLIKKLNVITIWMMVPTFVVSAYGMNVALPLSQHPNAFWMLMGICLLLVWLVIMFWRHKNW; the protein is encoded by the coding sequence TTGAAACAATATATCATCTCGGACAAAAAATTATTGGAAACCGACCAAACCGCACAAGTGTATGTATATACGAACCCGACGGTAGAGGAGCAACGCTTGTTGGTGGAGCGGTACCAAATTGACGAACATACCTTGGCTTCCGCGTTAGACCCGGACGAACTCCCGCGTTTGGAATTTGAGCCCGAACATATCGCCATGATTTACAAACGCCCGAAAAATTATTCGGGGAAAGACCAGTTGGAATTCAAAGTGGCTTCGGTGGGCATGTTTTTATTTGAAGACAAGTTGATTGTGGTGTTGGCAGAAGATATCCCGCTTTTTGTCGGGAAACGCTTTCACACTGTTTCTTCCATTAAGGAAGTGTTTTTGAAACTTGTTTACAACTCTATTTCTCATTATGTGGAGCACTTGCGCATTATTCATATGATTTCGGAAGAAATCGAAGACAAAATTACCGAGTCTATGGATAATACTTATTTGCTGAACTTATTTAGTTTGGTAAAAAGTTTGGTGTACTATGCCGAAGCCATTACTTCTAACGGCTTTGTATTCGAAAAAACCCGCAATCTTTCCGGTCGTATCGGCTTTAATGAAAGAGACGAAGAAATGTTGGACGATATTATTGTAGAAAACCGCCAATGTAAAGCCCAGGCGGATATTTACTCCAACATTTTGGCCCAGTTGTTAGATGCGCGTTCTTCTATCGTAAACAACAACTTAAACCAACTAATCAAAAAATTAAATGTTATTACCATTTGGATGATGGTTCCTACCTTTGTGGTAAGTGCCTACGGTATGAACGTGGCGCTGCCGCTTTCCCAACACCCCAATGCTTTTTGGATGCTAATGGGGATATGTTTACTTTTGGTGTGGTTGGTTATTATGTTTTGGCGTCATAAAAATTGGTAA
- the pssA gene encoding CDP-diacylglycerol--serine O-phosphatidyltransferase codes for MTEKKENNVVSKLKHTGAITAPSLFTLGNLACGFFSILAATKGNFAQAGWLILFAMVFDMFDGRIARLLGTESNFGVEMDSLADAVSFCTAPAMLMYFFVLHTQPIWGAPIACVYACFGVLRLAKFNAMAYAGEGSKKYFAGLPTPAAAAILASFAISYSIMEGNMGGRNIHLLTVYLPHLYNFVWFAMLILSLLMVSNVPYAAFKSKREKGLSVWTLLLIVFLVVMLIRFPQDVIFIVFSLYVLFGLLAVLYRAFRKIKVEK; via the coding sequence ATGACCGAAAAGAAAGAAAACAATGTCGTCAGCAAGTTAAAACACACCGGTGCCATTACGGCTCCGTCGCTCTTTACCTTGGGGAATTTGGCCTGCGGGTTCTTCTCTATTTTAGCGGCTACCAAAGGAAATTTCGCCCAAGCCGGCTGGCTGATTTTGTTCGCCATGGTGTTTGATATGTTCGACGGACGCATCGCGCGTTTGCTAGGCACGGAAAGCAACTTCGGCGTGGAAATGGATTCTTTGGCCGATGCTGTTTCTTTCTGTACCGCTCCGGCCATGCTTATGTACTTTTTTGTGCTCCACACCCAACCGATTTGGGGTGCCCCGATTGCCTGTGTGTACGCTTGTTTTGGCGTATTGCGTCTTGCCAAATTCAACGCAATGGCTTATGCGGGCGAAGGTTCCAAAAAATATTTTGCCGGTTTGCCAACCCCGGCCGCGGCCGCTATTTTGGCCTCGTTTGCCATTTCGTATAGCATTATGGAAGGCAACATGGGCGGGCGCAATATTCACCTTTTAACCGTCTATTTGCCGCACTTGTATAACTTTGTATGGTTTGCCATGCTGATTTTGTCGCTTCTCATGGTATCCAATGTGCCTTATGCGGCTTTCAAATCCAAACGCGAAAAAGGACTTAGCGTATGGACATTACTTTTAATTGTATTCTTGGTAGTAATGTTGATTCGCTTTCCGCAAGATGTTATTTTTATCGTGTTTTCCCTTTATGTGCTTTTTGGGCTTTTGGCCGTTTTGTACAGGGCCTTCCGCAAAATTAAAGTGGAAAAATAA
- a CDS encoding phosphatidylserine decarboxylase family protein has translation MIEDINRTFSKCFGWVSTVLPMGLKFFAIAVAVAAVFLFFGFRFVGGICLLVACFCAFFFRDPKRETVFTEDEIACPADGTVLSIKTEDDPNSVVVRIFLSIFDVHVQRATVSGKVGDIFYNKGTFLFANNPAANQNERNLIQLFKDGDPARFAHVEQITGAIARRIECWVNKDQDIKVGQHIGLVRFGSQVAVYLPKDKVRVLVKEGQKVQGGITVLALWK, from the coding sequence ATGATTGAAGATATCAACCGTACTTTTTCCAAGTGTTTTGGTTGGGTTTCTACCGTTTTGCCCATGGGGCTTAAATTTTTTGCGATTGCCGTGGCCGTGGCCGCGGTCTTTTTGTTTTTCGGGTTCCGTTTTGTAGGCGGAATTTGTCTGTTGGTTGCGTGCTTTTGCGCCTTTTTCTTCCGCGACCCGAAACGCGAAACCGTTTTTACCGAAGATGAAATTGCCTGCCCGGCTGACGGCACCGTGCTTTCCATCAAAACGGAAGACGACCCGAACTCCGTAGTAGTGCGCATCTTCTTATCTATTTTCGATGTCCACGTACAACGCGCGACGGTCTCCGGCAAAGTAGGCGACATTTTTTACAATAAAGGGACTTTCCTTTTCGCCAATAACCCTGCCGCCAATCAAAACGAACGCAATTTGATTCAACTTTTCAAAGACGGCGACCCGGCCCGCTTTGCTCACGTAGAGCAAATCACCGGGGCTATTGCCCGCCGCATTGAATGCTGGGTAAACAAAGACCAAGATATCAAAGTCGGGCAACATATCGGTTTAGTGCGCTTCGGTTCTCAAGTGGCGGTATATCTGCCGAAAGACAAAGTGCGCGTGCTGGTAAAAGAAGGCCAAAAAGTTCAAGGCGGTATTACCGTTTTGGCGTTGTGGAAATAG
- a CDS encoding NYN domain-containing protein — translation MYVTTKSTLYLIDGLNLVRSFLYEFARSEEEITADFLDFLTDISRDEHYCMHQYEVVFDGSFRPVGPLYRAGVHISFSEEESADQIIYERAAYAAQTGQRVVAVTDDRQLQADLKKLGVKTLFCRKFYNSLKISEK, via the coding sequence ATGTATGTAACCACAAAATCTACCCTTTATTTAATTGACGGCCTTAATTTAGTGCGCAGTTTTCTGTACGAATTTGCCCGCTCGGAAGAAGAAATAACCGCCGATTTTTTAGATTTTCTCACCGATATTTCCCGAGACGAACACTACTGCATGCATCAATACGAAGTGGTTTTTGACGGCTCTTTCCGCCCGGTGGGCCCGCTATACAGAGCGGGGGTTCATATTTCTTTTTCGGAAGAAGAAAGTGCCGACCAAATCATCTACGAACGCGCCGCTTATGCCGCCCAAACGGGCCAACGGGTGGTAGCCGTGACAGACGACCGCCAACTCCAGGCCGACTTAAAAAAGTTAGGAGTTAAAACTTTATTTTGCCGTAAATTTTACAATAGTCTTAAAATCTCCGAAAAATAA
- a CDS encoding phosphoglucomutase/phosphomannomutase family protein, with protein sequence MATEIKFGTDGWRGVIAWDFTFENVRRMAQALADYINENAPSDEKGKLPKIFVGYDRRFMSDLFAADIASIFRSNKIDVTLSDRPVSTPVAACLSLSKFWMSIMVTASHNPANYNGIKIKLAGGSASSRVTKEVEDFLDCNSILLLYGQKAEQKDLTDVYFKYVSGHVNTKKLQTFKGKVVMDYMHGAAAGYMDKFLPSKQIISLRAEHDPTFGGIQPEPVEKNLAVLKKTVLEKKAALGVAFDGDGDRVALVDEKGFYLTPCQIAAVLCDYLIKHKKLKGKIVQTVSMGYLLRRIARKYDMMFEEVNVGFKHVAERMALEEVAFGVEESGGFAWRGNLPDRDGLTVALAFLEVMAVTGKKASELCAGIAEEYGASVYLRRDLPLTKPLDKAALTEKLRKKLPKKINGHKVAELLTFDGLKILLDNDEWLLLRPSGTEPVLRVYAESVTKKDTQALLDFGEKLATPYLK encoded by the coding sequence ATGGCAACGGAAATTAAGTTCGGCACCGATGGTTGGAGAGGCGTAATTGCTTGGGATTTTACTTTTGAAAATGTCCGCCGTATGGCACAGGCCTTGGCAGATTATATCAACGAAAATGCCCCCAGCGACGAAAAAGGAAAACTGCCCAAAATTTTTGTAGGATATGACCGTCGTTTCATGTCGGATTTGTTCGCCGCCGATATTGCCAGTATCTTCCGTTCTAACAAAATTGATGTTACCCTGTCCGATCGCCCCGTTTCCACTCCCGTGGCCGCGTGCTTGAGTTTAAGTAAATTTTGGATGAGCATTATGGTAACCGCCAGCCATAACCCGGCCAATTACAATGGTATTAAAATTAAATTAGCCGGCGGTTCTGCTTCTTCTCGCGTAACCAAAGAAGTGGAAGACTTTTTAGACTGCAATTCCATTTTGCTTCTTTACGGACAAAAAGCCGAACAAAAAGATTTGACTGATGTTTACTTTAAGTATGTATCCGGTCATGTAAACACCAAAAAACTACAAACCTTTAAGGGCAAAGTAGTAATGGATTATATGCACGGCGCGGCGGCCGGATATATGGATAAATTCCTGCCTTCCAAACAAATCATTTCCCTGCGTGCCGAACATGACCCCACTTTTGGGGGGATTCAGCCCGAACCGGTGGAAAAGAATTTAGCCGTTTTGAAGAAAACCGTGCTTGAAAAGAAAGCCGCTCTCGGTGTAGCCTTTGACGGCGACGGAGACCGGGTGGCATTGGTGGATGAAAAAGGTTTTTATTTGACCCCTTGCCAAATCGCCGCGGTATTGTGCGATTACCTGATTAAACATAAAAAACTGAAAGGGAAAATCGTGCAAACGGTTTCCATGGGGTATTTGCTTAGACGTATCGCCCGCAAGTACGACATGATGTTTGAAGAAGTAAATGTCGGGTTCAAACATGTAGCCGAACGCATGGCCCTGGAAGAAGTAGCCTTCGGGGTGGAAGAATCCGGCGGTTTTGCCTGGCGCGGAAACCTGCCTGACCGGGACGGTTTAACGGTTGCTTTGGCGTTCTTGGAAGTGATGGCTGTTACCGGCAAAAAAGCCAGCGAACTTTGCGCGGGTATCGCCGAGGAATATGGCGCCTCCGTCTATTTGCGCCGCGATTTACCGCTTACCAAGCCGCTTGATAAAGCCGCTTTAACGGAAAAACTGCGCAAGAAATTGCCGAAAAAAATTAACGGTCACAAAGTAGCGGAACTTTTAACTTTTGACGGCTTAAAAATTTTACTTGATAACGACGAGTGGTTGTTGTTGCGCCCGTCCGGCACGGAACCCGTGTTGCGCGTATATGCGGAAAGCGTAACCAAAAAGGATACGCAAGCCTTGTTAGATTTTGGCGAAAAATTGGCCACCCCGTATTTGAAATAG
- a CDS encoding response regulator transcription factor, translating to MLKIALVDDSVILRSAIKNVLESSGFEIVLEAGGSAELFAGLEEKKADVVLLDIFFPTENGLDILAKIKKMFPQTKVLIVTGLRQDTILEEAQRLGADGVLYKPFDTDELLATIHRIIQ from the coding sequence ATGCTAAAAATCGCTCTTGTAGATGATTCCGTTATTTTGCGTTCTGCCATTAAGAACGTGTTAGAATCTTCCGGTTTTGAGATAGTGTTAGAAGCTGGCGGTTCTGCGGAATTGTTTGCGGGGTTGGAGGAAAAAAAGGCGGATGTCGTTTTGTTGGATATTTTTTTCCCGACGGAAAACGGATTGGATATTTTGGCAAAAATAAAAAAAATGTTTCCGCAGACAAAAGTGTTAATCGTTACCGGACTCAGGCAAGACACTATTTTGGAAGAGGCCCAACGCTTAGGTGCGGACGGCGTGTTGTATAAGCCGTTTGATACGGACGAACTGCTAGCCACGATTCATCGCATTATTCAATAA
- a CDS encoding YjgP/YjgQ family permease has translation MYRIYIYIAKKFWGPFFFALGVFAALVVLGDTFEKMKNLGNGTTTILDVLSYSFLTFPNWLTTIMPVACLLGAISTISEMVSNGEWTACVAGGFAPRDLFKPIIACILTVVAATMLMQEFVVPPLNIKADEIYYTRVKARTDFNQYAEKDVVIKISPYQMLFAKEVDLKKGSMKNVSVDTYTDEWDIANQIIAEQMVWDPDSSSWLFANGIKRTFANEMDTEEEIFEQTASPVQTKPEDMSVDKTDPDLLSIRDLTKRINFQKKSGLAHYSAETMRQSRLASPFVTVIMCLLGMPFAISSRRKSKILNILASIVIAFTFWWMMSMFTSFGENGYINPFVAGWGPVVFFSVLLFAEFKWLRL, from the coding sequence ATGTATCGCATTTATATTTATATTGCCAAAAAATTTTGGGGGCCGTTTTTCTTTGCCCTGGGGGTTTTTGCCGCCTTAGTCGTATTGGGTGACACTTTTGAAAAAATGAAAAATCTGGGAAACGGCACTACCACCATTTTAGATGTACTCTCTTACTCGTTTCTTACTTTCCCTAACTGGTTAACTACAATTATGCCGGTAGCCTGTTTATTAGGGGCTATTTCCACCATTTCCGAAATGGTTTCTAACGGAGAGTGGACAGCCTGCGTGGCGGGCGGGTTTGCACCCAGAGATTTGTTTAAGCCGATTATTGCGTGTATTTTAACCGTCGTAGCAGCAACCATGCTGATGCAGGAATTTGTAGTTCCGCCGCTTAACATTAAAGCGGACGAAATATACTACACCCGCGTAAAAGCGCGTACCGATTTTAACCAATACGCGGAAAAAGATGTTGTTATTAAAATTTCCCCCTATCAAATGTTGTTTGCTAAAGAAGTGGACTTAAAAAAAGGCTCCATGAAAAATGTTTCCGTGGACACTTACACCGACGAGTGGGATATTGCCAACCAAATCATTGCGGAACAAATGGTGTGGGATCCGGACTCTTCCAGTTGGTTATTTGCCAATGGCATCAAACGCACTTTTGCCAACGAAATGGATACGGAAGAAGAAATCTTTGAACAAACCGCTTCACCCGTGCAAACCAAGCCGGAAGATATGTCCGTCGATAAAACCGATCCCGATTTATTGAGTATTCGGGATTTAACCAAACGCATCAATTTCCAAAAGAAAAGCGGCCTGGCGCACTACTCTGCCGAAACCATGCGCCAATCGCGCTTGGCGAGTCCGTTTGTAACCGTTATTATGTGTTTGCTGGGTATGCCGTTTGCTATCAGTTCCCGCCGAAAAAGTAAGATTTTGAACATTTTAGCCTCCATTGTAATCGCATTTACCTTTTGGTGGATGATGTCCATGTTCACTTCCTTCGGGGAAAACGGATATATTAACCCCTTTGTGGCAGGTTGGGGGCCGGTGGTATTTTTCTCGGTATTATTGTTTGCGGAATTTAAGTGGCTACGACTATAA